A genomic stretch from Shewanella woodyi ATCC 51908 includes:
- the metH gene encoding methionine synthase, which produces MTTGTLRTKNIKAKGQQLEQQLKQQLSDGILILDGAMGTMIQDCKFEEDAFRGEQFKEWHCDVKGNNDMLVLTQPDAIKQIHKDYLLAGADIIETNTFNATRIAMADYDMQEHSASINLEGARLARAAADEVEQETGRSCYVAGVLGPTNRTCSISPDVNDPGYRNVSFDELVEAYIESINALVQGGADILMVETIFDTLNAKAALFAIETVFDEQDFRLPIMISGTITDASGRTLTGQTTEAFYNSLRHVKPLSIGLNCALGPKELRPYVEELSKISECFVSAHPNAGLPNEFGGYDETPKQMADIIGEWAEEGFLNIIGGCCGTTPDHIRVIREAVIKHPARKLPDIPVACRLSGLEPLTIDENSLFLNVGERTNVTGSAKFLRLIKTGEYEEALSVARDQVENGAQIIDINMDEGMLDGVEVMHKFLNLIASEPDISRVPIMIDSSKWEVIEAGLKCIQGKGIVNSISLKEGEEKFIEQAKLVKRYGAAAIIMAFDETGQADTEARKVEICTRAYNVLVDKVGFPPEDIIFDPNIFAIATGIEEHDNYAVDFIEATREIKRTLPHAMISGGVSNVSFSFRGNNPVREAIHAVFLYHAIQAGMDMGIVNAGQLAIYDDIDPELKEKVEAIVQNLPCSAVDKNGEATNNTEQLLEVAEKFRGDGAQAGKKEDLEWRTKPVNERLAHALVKGITDYIDEDTEEARTAATRPLDVIEGPLMDGMNIVGDLFGSGKMFLPQVVKSARVMKKAVAYLNPYIELEKVAGQSNGKILMVTVKGDVHDIGKNIVGVVLACNGYEVIDLGVMVPVEKIIEVAKAENVDIIGMSGLITPSLDEMVHNVKSFHKAGLTIPSIIGGATCSKIHTAVKIAPHAPTGAIYIADASRAVPMVSKLINDDTRQATIDEAYNEYDVMREKRLSQAKRKMITSIEAARENRCQHDWESYTPFVPNQLGRQVFDDYPLEDLVDRIDWTPFFRSWELHGHFPKILDDEVVGEEARKLFSDGKAMLKKIIDEKWLTAKGVIGLFPANTVGHDDIELYTDESRSELEMTTHHLRMQIERVGNDNFCLADFVAPKDSGVADYMGGFAVTAGHGIDEHVERFEADHDDYSAIMLKCLADRLAEAFAERMHERVRKEFWGYAADEVLDNEALIREKYKGIRPAPGYPACPDHTEKGLLWDLLKPDETIGLNITESFAMFPTAAVSGWYFAHPKSRYFGVTNIGRDQVEDYAARKGMSVEEVERWLAPVLDYDPE; this is translated from the coding sequence ATGACCACTGGAACCCTAAGAACCAAAAACATAAAAGCGAAAGGCCAACAACTCGAGCAGCAGCTAAAGCAGCAACTGAGCGATGGGATCCTTATCCTAGATGGCGCCATGGGCACCATGATCCAAGACTGCAAATTCGAAGAGGATGCCTTTCGTGGTGAGCAGTTTAAGGAGTGGCATTGCGATGTTAAGGGCAACAACGACATGTTGGTGCTCACCCAGCCAGATGCGATTAAACAGATCCATAAAGATTACCTACTGGCTGGTGCCGATATTATCGAGACCAACACCTTCAACGCGACTCGTATCGCCATGGCCGATTACGACATGCAGGAGCATTCGGCCTCGATCAACCTTGAGGGTGCTCGCTTAGCCCGCGCCGCTGCCGATGAAGTCGAACAAGAGACTGGCCGAAGCTGTTATGTGGCGGGTGTTCTCGGACCAACCAACCGAACCTGTTCAATCAGTCCCGATGTCAACGACCCTGGCTACCGTAATGTTAGCTTCGATGAATTAGTCGAAGCCTATATTGAGTCTATCAATGCATTAGTCCAAGGCGGCGCCGATATCCTCATGGTGGAAACCATCTTCGATACGCTCAACGCCAAAGCGGCACTGTTTGCTATTGAAACCGTATTTGATGAGCAAGATTTCCGTTTGCCTATCATGATCTCAGGCACCATAACCGATGCCTCAGGCCGTACCCTTACCGGACAAACCACCGAAGCCTTCTACAACTCATTACGTCACGTTAAGCCACTCTCTATCGGCCTTAACTGTGCATTAGGACCAAAAGAGCTGCGTCCATATGTAGAAGAGTTATCAAAAATTTCTGAGTGTTTCGTCTCGGCGCACCCCAATGCGGGGCTGCCAAATGAGTTTGGTGGTTATGATGAAACCCCCAAACAGATGGCCGATATCATTGGCGAGTGGGCCGAGGAGGGCTTCCTCAATATTATCGGTGGCTGTTGTGGTACTACACCCGATCACATCCGCGTCATTCGTGAAGCTGTGATTAAGCACCCGGCGCGTAAACTGCCTGATATTCCAGTGGCTTGTCGTCTCTCAGGCCTTGAGCCTCTGACCATAGATGAGAACTCACTCTTCCTAAACGTAGGTGAGCGTACCAACGTCACTGGCTCTGCCAAGTTTCTGCGCCTGATTAAAACTGGCGAATATGAAGAAGCACTGAGTGTCGCCCGCGATCAAGTGGAAAACGGCGCTCAGATCATCGATATCAATATGGATGAGGGGATGCTCGACGGCGTCGAGGTGATGCACAAATTCCTCAATCTTATCGCTTCAGAGCCAGATATCTCTCGCGTACCGATTATGATCGACTCCTCCAAATGGGAGGTGATCGAAGCCGGTCTTAAATGCATTCAAGGCAAAGGGATCGTTAACTCCATCTCCCTAAAAGAGGGCGAAGAGAAGTTTATTGAGCAAGCCAAACTGGTTAAACGATATGGCGCTGCTGCCATTATCATGGCCTTCGATGAAACAGGCCAAGCGGACACCGAGGCGCGCAAAGTCGAGATCTGTACTCGCGCCTATAACGTCTTAGTCGACAAGGTTGGCTTCCCACCAGAAGATATTATCTTTGACCCCAACATCTTCGCCATCGCCACCGGTATCGAGGAGCATGATAACTACGCCGTCGATTTTATCGAGGCAACCCGCGAGATAAAGCGCACTCTACCCCACGCAATGATCTCGGGCGGTGTCTCCAATGTCTCCTTCTCATTTCGCGGTAATAACCCGGTGCGAGAAGCAATTCACGCCGTGTTCCTCTATCACGCGATTCAAGCTGGCATGGACATGGGTATCGTTAACGCTGGGCAGCTGGCCATTTATGACGATATCGACCCAGAACTCAAAGAGAAAGTTGAAGCCATAGTACAAAACCTCCCCTGCAGCGCAGTGGATAAAAACGGTGAAGCAACCAATAACACCGAACAGCTACTAGAGGTCGCGGAAAAATTCCGTGGCGATGGGGCTCAGGCTGGTAAAAAAGAGGATCTCGAGTGGCGCACTAAACCGGTTAACGAGCGTTTAGCTCACGCACTGGTCAAGGGCATTACCGACTATATCGATGAGGATACCGAAGAGGCGCGTACAGCGGCCACCAGACCACTGGATGTCATTGAAGGTCCGCTGATGGACGGCATGAACATCGTTGGCGATCTCTTTGGCTCCGGCAAGATGTTCCTACCACAGGTGGTAAAATCCGCCCGCGTGATGAAAAAAGCTGTGGCTTACCTCAACCCTTACATCGAGCTTGAAAAGGTCGCCGGTCAATCTAACGGTAAGATCTTAATGGTCACGGTAAAAGGTGACGTACACGATATTGGCAAGAACATTGTTGGCGTGGTACTGGCCTGTAACGGCTATGAGGTGATTGATCTCGGTGTGATGGTCCCTGTAGAGAAAATCATTGAGGTCGCCAAAGCGGAGAATGTCGATATTATCGGGATGTCAGGACTTATCACCCCGAGTCTAGACGAGATGGTGCATAACGTTAAAAGCTTCCATAAAGCGGGCCTCACCATCCCTTCGATTATTGGTGGTGCCACCTGCTCTAAAATTCACACCGCAGTGAAAATAGCCCCACATGCACCAACGGGCGCCATCTATATTGCCGATGCTTCGCGCGCCGTCCCTATGGTTTCTAAGCTCATTAACGATGACACTCGTCAAGCCACCATAGATGAAGCCTATAACGAATATGATGTGATGCGTGAAAAACGCCTGTCACAGGCTAAACGTAAAATGATCACCTCAATCGAAGCTGCCCGTGAAAATCGTTGTCAGCACGACTGGGAGAGCTACACCCCATTTGTGCCTAACCAACTAGGTCGTCAGGTATTCGATGATTATCCACTAGAAGATCTCGTCGATCGCATCGACTGGACACCGTTTTTCCGCAGCTGGGAGCTGCACGGTCACTTCCCTAAGATTTTAGATGATGAAGTCGTGGGTGAAGAGGCACGTAAACTGTTTAGCGACGGTAAGGCCATGCTTAAGAAGATCATCGATGAGAAGTGGCTCACCGCCAAAGGCGTTATCGGTCTGTTCCCTGCAAATACCGTGGGACATGACGACATAGAGCTTTACACTGATGAAAGCCGTAGTGAACTTGAGATGACGACCCATCATCTGCGGATGCAGATTGAACGTGTGGGCAATGACAACTTCTGCCTCGCCGACTTTGTCGCCCCTAAAGACTCTGGCGTAGCCGATTACATGGGTGGCTTTGCAGTTACCGCAGGTCACGGTATCGACGAGCATGTTGAGCGTTTCGAGGCTGACCACGATGACTACAGCGCCATTATGCTCAAGTGTCTGGCAGACCGCTTGGCTGAAGCCTTCGCCGAACGTATGCATGAGCGTGTCCGTAAAGAGTTCTGGGGTTATGCTGCCGATGAGGTACTCGATAACGAAGCGCTTATTCGTGAAAAATACAAAGGGATCCGCCCCGCACCGGGTTACCCAGCTTGTCCCGATCACACCGAGAAAGGCTTGCTATGGGATCTACTAAAACCCGATGAAACTATCGGTCTTAACATCACTGAAAGCTTTGCTATGTTCCCCACCGCCGCAGTATCAGGCTGGTATTTTGCCCATCCTAAATCACGCTACTTTGGTGTGACCAATATTGGACGCGATCAGGTAGAAGATTATGCAGCGCGTAAGGGGATGAGTGTGGAGGAGGTTGAGAGGTGGCTAGCACCAGTGTTGGATTATGATCCGGAGTAA
- a CDS encoding RHS repeat-associated core domain-containing protein, whose translation MKNSNKKDALNCISRRNFLSGSISIALLTGISLTSIKSMAKAVNLDSSLLLTIIKHELSGFNGELLDPITGNYQLGQGYRFYNPILMRFQSPDSMSPFGEAGLNVYAYCHGDPVNFNDPTGHLDGWKIGFGIFAVVTGIIGAVLAPFTGGTSFAVAMGVVSGVLGAIGGSLTIASAAVEDSNPTAAANLDIASIVFSVASIAAGVSGALKGTVSGFKSRFSTSNFKTTSKLKIGKSAKARNDKFFTKIKDNAFKEVDARSGALSVESADTVMATKLESHVVGQRDLSSKFISMKPKVQYKPTRFLNNTMAWKVENVAKTGMNSGHFARSFAGALVRQGLSMSSGSFLAASKLVTARDKLDNINENNNTDTPQAPGTFGQIQATFSLDTDIVNRQIRNGIFA comes from the coding sequence ATGAAAAATTCAAATAAGAAAGATGCGTTAAATTGCATAAGTAGACGAAACTTTTTAAGTGGTAGCATTTCAATTGCGCTCTTAACAGGAATCTCATTAACCTCGATAAAAAGCATGGCAAAAGCCGTTAACCTCGATTCAAGTTTATTGCTTACCATCATCAAACATGAGCTGTCTGGATTCAATGGTGAACTGCTAGACCCTATTACTGGCAACTATCAGCTTGGCCAAGGTTATCGTTTCTATAACCCTATTTTAATGCGCTTTCAATCACCAGACTCTATGAGCCCCTTTGGTGAAGCAGGCCTTAATGTCTATGCCTATTGCCACGGTGATCCGGTCAATTTCAATGATCCAACGGGTCATTTAGACGGATGGAAAATTGGTTTTGGAATTTTTGCTGTCGTCACAGGCATTATTGGTGCGGTTTTAGCCCCCTTTACCGGTGGAACATCATTTGCTGTAGCTATGGGTGTCGTTAGCGGCGTATTAGGAGCTATTGGAGGCAGCTTAACCATAGCTTCGGCTGCTGTTGAAGATTCAAACCCTACAGCCGCTGCAAATTTAGATATTGCCTCTATTGTATTTTCTGTCGCATCCATTGCTGCTGGGGTTTCCGGCGCACTAAAAGGCACAGTAAGTGGATTTAAATCCCGCTTTAGTACAAGTAACTTTAAAACCACATCGAAATTAAAAATTGGTAAAAGCGCCAAAGCTCGTAATGATAAATTTTTTACCAAAATTAAAGACAATGCTTTTAAAGAAGTCGATGCACGTAGCGGTGCGTTAAGCGTTGAGTCTGCAGATACCGTTATGGCAACTAAGCTAGAGTCTCATGTTGTGGGTCAACGCGATCTCTCCTCAAAGTTTATCTCTATGAAACCAAAGGTACAGTACAAACCCACACGTTTTTTGAATAACACCATGGCTTGGAAAGTTGAAAATGTAGCCAAGACAGGGATGAACTCAGGACATTTTGCTAGGAGCTTTGCTGGGGCACTTGTTAGACAGGGCTTATCTATGTCTTCAGGCAGTTTTTTAGCGGCATCAAAGTTAGTCACAGCAAGAGATAAACTAGACAATATCAACGAAAACAACAATACCGATACACCACAAGCGCCCGGAACGTTTGGACAGATCCAAGCCACCTTCTCTCTCGACACTGACATCGTCAACCGCCAAATACGTAACGGTATTTTCGCCTAA